From Aristaeella lactis, the proteins below share one genomic window:
- a CDS encoding ABC transporter ATP-binding protein has translation MENIQTKDHIKPRKGRGRLIWRFLKGSKALFILCMTCSALVSLGEMIVPQIIRITIDNIIGGASTENLAPVVQNMITSLGGAEALRGRMWIMALAVLVVAGICAVARYLFRVSDVKASERLVKNMRDTLFGHIERLPFQWHMSNHTGDIIQRCTSDIETTRNFISEQMTNLIRIGILLVMSMSFMFSMNSSLTLIAMAPLPVIIWYSLFFHRKFRKGFEECDENEGKLSAMAQENLTGVRVVRAFGRERYERDRFEKHNEYYTSLWVKLGRLMSFFWSSSDILSGIQIMLVVIFGVLFCLRGSMTSGEYIAFISYNGMLVWPVRQLGRMLSEMSKAGVGIDRIGYIMDAEEEKDPEGALTPPMDGDICFDHVTFAYEGSKEMLHDVNFTIPAGTTLGILGGTGSGKSTLMYLLDRLYPLPADCGKITIGGTDISKIALEHLRGNIGIVLQEPYLFSRTLRDNLGIAVRDLGDKELEAAVQAACLDETIQSFTKGYDTFVGERGVTLSGGQKQRAAIARMLTRPTPIMIFDDSLSAVDTETDAKIRTALEKRFGSATIILISHRITTLSKADQVLVLDHGKVSQLGTPEELSGQDGLYRRIMEIQGYSAEPETKEKESAADLKEVTAE, from the coding sequence ATGGAAAATATTCAGACCAAGGATCATATTAAGCCCCGGAAGGGCCGGGGCAGACTGATCTGGCGGTTTTTAAAGGGCAGCAAAGCCTTATTCATTCTTTGTATGACCTGCTCAGCGCTGGTTTCGCTGGGCGAGATGATCGTTCCCCAGATAATCCGTATCACAATTGACAATATCATAGGCGGAGCATCAACGGAAAACCTGGCCCCTGTGGTGCAGAACATGATCACTTCCCTGGGCGGCGCGGAAGCGCTGCGCGGCCGGATGTGGATCATGGCGCTGGCTGTGCTTGTTGTGGCGGGGATCTGCGCCGTGGCCCGGTATTTATTCCGCGTTTCCGATGTGAAAGCCAGTGAGAGGCTGGTCAAAAACATGCGGGATACCCTTTTTGGCCACATTGAGCGGCTCCCCTTCCAGTGGCATATGAGCAACCACACCGGGGATATCATCCAGCGGTGTACCAGTGATATTGAAACAACCCGGAATTTCATTTCCGAGCAGATGACAAACCTCATCCGAATCGGAATCCTGCTGGTCATGAGCATGAGCTTCATGTTTTCCATGAACAGCTCCCTGACGCTGATCGCCATGGCTCCCCTGCCGGTGATCATCTGGTATTCCCTGTTTTTCCACCGGAAGTTCCGCAAAGGATTTGAGGAATGTGATGAAAACGAGGGAAAGCTCTCCGCCATGGCCCAGGAAAACCTGACCGGCGTGCGGGTGGTGCGGGCCTTCGGCCGGGAACGCTATGAGCGGGACCGGTTTGAAAAGCATAATGAGTATTACACCTCCCTGTGGGTGAAGCTGGGCCGGCTGATGAGCTTCTTCTGGTCCTCTTCCGATATCCTTTCCGGCATCCAGATCATGCTGGTTGTGATTTTCGGTGTGCTTTTCTGCCTGCGGGGCAGCATGACCAGCGGCGAGTATATCGCCTTTATCAGCTATAATGGCATGCTGGTCTGGCCGGTACGCCAGCTGGGCCGGATGCTGAGCGAGATGTCCAAGGCCGGCGTCGGTATTGACCGTATCGGCTATATCATGGACGCGGAGGAAGAGAAAGATCCGGAAGGCGCGCTGACGCCGCCGATGGACGGGGATATCTGCTTCGATCATGTGACCTTTGCTTACGAAGGAAGCAAGGAAATGCTGCATGACGTGAACTTTACCATCCCGGCAGGAACAACGCTGGGAATCCTCGGTGGTACCGGCTCCGGAAAGAGCACGCTGATGTACCTGCTGGACCGGCTGTATCCCCTGCCCGCTGACTGCGGAAAGATCACCATCGGCGGCACGGATATCTCAAAGATCGCGCTGGAACACCTGCGCGGTAATATTGGCATCGTTCTGCAGGAACCCTATCTGTTCTCCCGTACCCTGCGGGACAACCTGGGGATTGCTGTCCGTGATCTCGGGGACAAGGAGCTGGAAGCGGCGGTTCAGGCGGCGTGCCTGGATGAAACCATCCAGTCTTTCACCAAGGGATATGACACCTTTGTGGGTGAGCGGGGCGTAACCCTGTCCGGCGGCCAGAAGCAGCGGGCGGCGATTGCCCGGATGCTGACCCGGCCCACGCCCATTATGATCTTTGACGACTCCCTTTCCGCCGTGGATACGGAGACGGACGCGAAGATCCGCACGGCGCTGGAGAAGCGCTTTGGTTCAGCAACGATTATCCTGATCTCCCACCGGATCACGACCCTTTCCAAGGCGGACCAGGTCCTGGTCCTGGATCACGGAAAGGTCAGCCAGCTGGGTACTCCGGAAGAACTGTCCGGGCAGGACGGCCTGTACCGCCGGATCATGGAGATACAGGGATACTCCGCTGAACCGGAAACAAAAGAAAAAGAATCTGCAGCTGATCTGAAGGAGGTGACTGCGGAATGA
- a CDS encoding ABC transporter ATP-binding protein yields MTQMTDSIKKDAVSLPFFGIPRILPYVKKYRKTLLVMLIGGLIGTGMDIGLPLFQRYALDHFIALGTLDTLPLFIVIYVAAIILAGVATFFACRGAMTTEVSVNRDLRAAAFSHLQTLSFSYFNQNSVGWIHSRVMSDTSRIGGLVSWTFMDSVWHTSYVIGAAVVMLVINARLALMVLVILPLIFVLYSLFQKKLIHANRQIRELNSRITGDFNEAITGAKTIKTLTIEERMEKDFVGDTEEYRSTSVRAARLRGAFAVTMHLASSMALAIVLWKGGVIAASEVGTFSMFMSYAQGMMEPVRWIVDAISDVITTQVNIERLTRLLGTKSDVTDTPEVIEKYGDSFSPKKENWEPIRGDIEFEDVTFRYPDGDENVLEHFSLKIPFGSNIAIVGETGAGKSTLVNLVCRFFEPTEGKVLIDGRDARERSQLWLHSAIGYVLQTPHLFSGTIRENLLYGNPNASEEDIERALKLVSADKVVAKMEKGIDTDVGEGGDLLSTGEKQLISFARAILADPRILVLDEATASVDTLTEQQIQSAIDEVIKGRTSLVIAHRLSTVKNADLILVVRDGKIVEQGTHQDLLAAKGAYYRLYTRQYEDEVTNSILQ; encoded by the coding sequence ATGACGCAGATGACAGACAGCATCAAAAAGGACGCGGTGTCCCTGCCGTTTTTCGGCATTCCGCGGATCCTTCCCTATGTGAAGAAATACAGAAAAACCCTGCTGGTTATGCTGATCGGCGGCCTGATCGGCACCGGTATGGATATCGGCCTGCCCCTTTTCCAGCGTTATGCCCTGGATCACTTTATTGCCCTTGGTACGCTGGATACCCTGCCGCTTTTCATTGTGATCTATGTGGCGGCAATCATCCTTGCCGGCGTAGCGACGTTTTTTGCCTGCAGGGGCGCCATGACAACGGAGGTCTCTGTCAACCGGGACCTGCGGGCAGCGGCTTTCAGCCACCTGCAGACCCTGTCCTTTTCCTATTTCAACCAGAACAGCGTAGGGTGGATCCATTCCCGTGTCATGTCTGACACTTCCCGTATTGGCGGCCTCGTATCCTGGACCTTTATGGACAGTGTATGGCATACGAGCTACGTGATCGGTGCCGCGGTGGTCATGCTGGTGATCAATGCCAGGCTGGCCCTTATGGTACTGGTGATCCTGCCCCTGATCTTCGTGCTTTACTCCCTGTTCCAGAAGAAACTGATCCATGCCAACCGGCAGATCCGGGAGCTGAATTCAAGGATCACGGGAGACTTTAACGAGGCGATCACCGGGGCGAAGACGATCAAGACCCTGACGATTGAGGAACGCATGGAAAAGGACTTCGTGGGAGACACGGAGGAATACCGCAGCACTTCGGTACGGGCGGCCCGCCTGCGCGGCGCTTTCGCCGTGACCATGCACCTGGCTTCCTCCATGGCCCTGGCTATTGTTCTGTGGAAGGGCGGCGTGATCGCCGCTTCGGAGGTGGGTACTTTCTCCATGTTCATGTCTTATGCACAGGGCATGATGGAGCCTGTCCGCTGGATCGTGGACGCGATCTCGGACGTGATCACCACCCAGGTGAACATCGAGCGCCTCACAAGGCTGCTCGGAACAAAATCCGACGTGACAGATACGCCGGAAGTGATTGAAAAATACGGTGATTCCTTCTCTCCGAAGAAGGAAAACTGGGAACCCATCCGCGGGGATATTGAGTTTGAGGACGTCACCTTCCGGTATCCGGACGGAGACGAGAACGTGCTGGAGCACTTCAGCCTGAAGATCCCCTTTGGAAGCAATATTGCCATTGTAGGTGAAACCGGCGCCGGCAAAAGCACCCTGGTAAACCTGGTCTGCCGCTTCTTTGAGCCCACGGAGGGCAAAGTACTGATCGACGGACGGGATGCCAGGGAAAGGAGCCAGCTCTGGCTCCACAGCGCCATCGGCTATGTACTGCAGACGCCGCACCTGTTCTCCGGAACGATCCGGGAGAACCTGCTGTACGGCAACCCGAACGCATCGGAAGAAGACATCGAACGGGCTCTGAAGCTGGTCTCCGCCGACAAGGTGGTAGCCAAAATGGAAAAGGGTATCGATACAGACGTTGGTGAGGGCGGTGACCTGCTTTCCACCGGTGAGAAACAGCTGATCTCCTTCGCCCGGGCTATCCTGGCGGATCCCCGCATCCTGGTTCTGGACGAGGCGACCGCTTCCGTGGACACCCTGACTGAACAGCAGATCCAGTCCGCTATCGATGAGGTAATCAAGGGGAGAACATCCCTGGTGATCGCCCACCGGCTGTCCACTGTAAAGAATGCCGACCTGATCCTGGTGGTCCGGGACGGCAAGATCGTGGAGCAGGGCACCCATCAGGACCTGCTTGCCGCCAAAGGCGCGTACTACAGACTTTATACCAGGCAGTACGAGGACGAGGTGACAAACAGCATACTGCAATAA